CGTCACCCACCGGTACACCACCTGCGCGGGCAGCCGCCCCACCGTGAACGTCGCCGTGAAGGCGGGCGCCTGCGCGGGCGGCGGCGGACAGCTCCCGGTGTACGTCGTGTGCGCGCCGCTCAGGGTGACCTGCACGGACTGTTCCGGCTGGGTGCCCGACGACGGGCCGCTGCCCGCGGTCGACGGCGTCCCGGTGCCCGCGTCCGTGCTGCGGTGCGCGGTCGGCCGCTGCGGGCTCCCGCTCGCCCGGCTGCCGCCCTCGTTCCCCTGACCGCCGCCCGCGTGGCGGTCCAGCAGCGCGTACGTCAGCCCCGCCAGCGCCAGGACGAGCGCGAGCAGACCCGCCACCAGCACCGCGACCGCCCTGCGGCCGCGCTGCGGCGACTCGGACGTCGTGGTGGCGGAGGCCGGCCTCGGCGGGGTCGCAGAGGGCCCCTGGTACGGCGGCGCGGCCATCGGGGCGGTGTACGGCGGCACTTGCGGCGCGGCCCTCCGGGGTGCTCCTCCCCCGGAGGGGGCACCCCCGGCCGCGACGATCCGCAGCTCGTGTTCCGCCCGGTCGGCGTCCAGCCGCTCGGCGGGGTCCTTGCGCAGCAGCCCCTCGATGACCGGGGCGAGCGGCCCGGCTCGGTGCGGCGGCGGCAACTCCTCGTCCACCACGGCACGCAGCGTGTTGAGCGGGGTGTCGTACCGGAACGGCGAGACACCCTCCACGGCCGCGTAGAGCAGCACGCCCAGCGACCACAGGTCGGACTCCGGTCCGGGCGTGTGCCCCAACGCCCGCTCCGGGGCGAGGAATTCGGGCGAGCCGATCACCTCGCCGGTCATGGTCAGCGCGGAGCTGCCCTCGACCGAGGCGATCCCGAAGTCGGTCAGCACCACCCGGCCGTCGTCGGCCAGCAGCACGTTGGCCGGCTTCACATCCCGGTGCAGCACCCCGGCGGCGTGCGCGGCGCGCAGCGCGGAGAGCACCTCGGCACCGATGTGCGCGGCCCGCTGCGGCGACAGCGGCCCCTCCGCCTCCACCTGCTCGGCGAGCGACAGCCCGCGCACCAGCTCCATCACGATCCAGGGCCGGCCGCCCTCCATGGCCACGTCGTACACCGTGACGACGTTGCGGTTGGCGACCCGGGCCGCGGCCCAGGCCTCGCGCTCCAGACGCGCGTACATCCGCTCGATGTCGGAAGCCGGCAGCCCGGCCGGGGCCCGCACCTCCTTGACGGCCACCTCGCGGTGCAGCACCTCGTCCCGGGCGCGCCACACGGTGCCCATGCCGCCCTCGCCCAGCGGCGACAGCAGACGGTAGCGGCCCGCGATCACTTGCTCGCGGCCCGGCTCTTCGGTCACGGGCGCCCCCCGGCGGAAGTCGCGTGATTTCTCCATAAACGTAGCTCAGCCGAGCGCGGATGCGGCCCCCTTGAGCACCAAACCGGCACCCAGGGCCATCACGACCAGCGCGGACACGAGCGGCACGGACCGGCGCACCAGCGCGGTCACCGGGTGGGTGGTCCAGCGCGGACGCCGTTCCAGGGCGCGGGTCACCCCCGAACCCAGCCGGACCACGGCGAACCCGGCCGCCGTGAGCGTCAGCGCGAGCCCGGCGCCGTAGGCCACGACGAGGAGCAGCCCGAACCACGCCTTCCCGAGCGCGGCGGCGCCGACGAGCACGACCACGGCGGACGGGCTGGGCACGAGCCCACCGGCGAAACCGAGCAGGATCGTGCCGCGGACGGTGGGCGCGGCGGGGTGGGTATGGGTGTGTCCTCCGTGGGTGTGGGTGTGGGTGTGGGTGTGTCCCTCATGAGTGTGCTCGACAGGGTGAGGGGGGTGATGGTGGTGGTCATGATGGCGGGACGACCACACCCGCCGTACGAGGTTCGCGCCCGCCGCGAGGACCAGTGCGCCACCGGCGATGCCCAGCCAGGCGATCACCGAGGGTGTGGCGGCGGAGCCGGCGGTGACCAGCAGGCCCAGGGCGACCACGCCGAGGGTGTGGGTCACGGTGACCGAGGCGGCCAGCGGCAGTACGTCCCGCGGCCGGGCCCGGCCTCCGCGGGCCGCGGCTGCCGCGGCCATCAGGGTCTTGCCGTGGCCCGGCGCGAGGGCGTGCAGCGCGCCGAGGACGACCGCGATCAGCAGCGCGAGCGCGGCGAAGCCGACGGTGAGGTCGCGGCGGGCCACGAGGTCGTCCAGCTCGCGGGTCCAGCGGTCGGCACCCCGCGGCAGGACGGCGGCACCCGGTGCCGCCTGCCGCTCCTCGGCGAGGGCCGGTCCGCCGGGGCGCAGCCGCAGGGAGGCGGCGGTGGTGTCGGCCGGGGAGGACAGCAAGTCCTTCGGATACGTGGTCAGTTCGTGCGAGACCGAGGACTTCGGTACGTCCGTCGCGGTCAGCGTCATACGGTCGCCACGCGCGGTGATCTCCCGCCAGCCCGGCCCGCCGGTGCCGTCCGCGCTGTGGAAACCGACGGTCACGGTGGCGCCGCGGGGGAGCGGGGCGGTCAGCCGGCACTCCACACGGAGGGTGTGCAGCCCGGCCTGGCCGGGACGCAGCCGGGCCGTGCCGCCGACGGCCGTCAGCGTGGCCGTACGGCCGTCGACCGTGAGTCCGCTGCCCTCGGCGGCCCGTGCGCACCGCTGGTGGGCCCATGCTGTCGTGCCCAGCCGTTTCAGGTCGGGCCCGGCCTGGGTCGCCGGGATCTCGGCGAGGTCCTCCACATGGTCGACGCGGAGTTCGCCGGGGGCGGCGACCAGGCCGTCGTAGCGGTTGACGGTGAAGTTCCCGAGGGGGTGGGCGCTCGCCGTGCCGCCGGGAAGGAGGGCCAGCGCGCCGGTGGCGAGCAGCAGGAACGTGAGGCGTCGCTTCACTTCGCGGCCCCCAGCGCCGTGCGGGCCTCGGCCGCGCCGAGCGGGGAGAAGCCGGGGTTCAGGCTCAGGGCCGAGGTGAGGGAGGCGCGGCCCGCCGTGCGGTCGCCCGTGGCCAGCTCGATCATGCCGCGGTGGTACAGGAAGGAGGCGTTGCGGTAGCCGGTGGCGGTGGCCCGGCGGGCGAACGGCAGGGCCTCGGTGTCCCGGCCGTTCACATGCAGCGCCCAGGCCAGGGCGTCCGCGGTGTGCACGGTGTGCCGGCGGGCCCATTCGGCGCGGGCCGCGCGCAGGGCGGCCGCCTTGTCGCCGTGTTCGGCGGCGGCCAGCGCGGTGTCCAGGTCGGCGTTGACGCCGTTGGCCCGGGCCAGCGCGATCCAGGCGTCCACGAGCGCGTACTGCTGCCGCGCCCTGGCCCGGTCGCCGGCCGCGCCCCGCGCCTCGTACAGCTCGCCCAGTTCGACGAGCGGACCCGGCAGCGGATAGCGGGACACCACCGTCTCCATGCCCTTGATCGCCGCCGCGCGGTCCCCGCTCGCCGCCTGCGCCCGCGCCCGGCCCTCCAGCGCCGGAAGATAGGTGTCGTCGGCGGCGAGGGAACGGGCGTAGTAGCTGAGGGCGGTCTTGTAGTCGCCCTGGTTCCAAGCGAGTTGGCCGAGCTGGGCGGCCACGTAGGCGATGTCGCCGTGCGACGTGGCCCCCGCGAGCGCCTGCCCGAGCACACGGCGTGCTGTGGCGACGTCCCCCTTCAGCTCGTGCACATACGCGTACCGCGTGAAGACCGGTACGCCCGGCTTGCGGGCGTCGGCGGTCTCGGCGGCCTGCGACGCCTCGGCGTACCGGCCGAGTTCGACCAGGGCGTCGATACGGGAGGACAGCGCGCGTTCGCTGTACGGGTTCTGCCGCAGTGCCGCGTCCGCATAGGTCAGGGCGTCCTTGAAGTCGTGCCGCGCGGCGGCGAGGGCGGCCCGGCCGGCCAGCGCCTGGTCGTTGTCCGGGGCCAGGTCGAGGGACCGTCGCAGTGCCTTGTCCGCCTGCGGGTAGCGGGACGGATCGCCCTTGGTCCGCGCCTGCTCGACATAGGCCAGGCCCAGCGTGGCCCAGCTGCCGGAGTCCCTGGGCTGGCTGCGCAGATGCGCCTGGAGCGCGGCGATGCTCGCGTCGAGGTCACCGCCGCCGAGTACACCGGGGTCGACGGCGCTGGAGGCGACCGGCATGGTGGCGGGCGCCCGGCCGGCACCGAGGGCGATGGCTCCGCCGGTGAGCGCGACGGCCAACAGGACGGAACAGCCCGCCAGTTGAGCGGCCCGCCAGCGCCGCCCGGCGATGGCGAACCGGCGGACGGCGGCCACGCGCTGCTCGGAGCCGACGGCCGGGGGCGAGTCGGGGGCGGTGACCTCGGCCGCGCGCCGGCCGGAGCCGGTGGGCGAGGACGCTTCGGAGCGGGGCGCTCCGCGCTCAGCGGCGGCGGGGACAGAGCCCTTGGCGTCGGGGCAGCCCGCGTCGGCAGCGTCCGGCACCGGTACGCCACCGTCGACGGCACTCCCCGCCGGCCCGGTGCTGACCACCGACCCGGGGTTGCTCGCCGACCCGCTGCTCGCCTTTCGCCCGGCGTTGCCGGTCGGTCCGGTGCTGTCCGTCGGCATGGTGCTGTCTGTTTGTCCGGTGCTGCCAGCCGACCCGGCGTTGCCCGTCCGCCCGGCGCCGCCCTCCCGCCCACTGCCCGCCTTGCGCCCGGCACTGCCCGTCGGTCCGGTGCTGTCCTTCCGCCCGGAGTTGCCCGTCCGTCCGGCGCCGCCCTCCCGCCCGCTGCCCGCCTTGCGCCCGGCGTTGTCCGTCGGCCCGGTACTGCCCGTTCGCCCGGCACTGTCCTTCCGCCCAGCACTGCCCGTTCGCCCAGCGCTTCCGGTTCGCTCAGCGCTACCCGTTCGCCCGGCACTGCCGGTTCGCCCGGCACTGCCCGTTCGCCCGGCGTTGTCCCTCTGCCCGTCCATGTCGTCGTCCTGTCTGTGCGGGCCCATGCCGTCTCCTGCGTTTGTCGGTCGTGTGGGGGGCGCGGCCCGTCGTGGGGGAGGGGAAGGTACGGGCCGCGCCGGTCTGGGTGGGGGCTGGGGTCAGTACGGGCGTCGCATGCGGCGGCGCCACCAGCCGATCGCGGTGCCGAGCAGGAGGATTCCGGCCGCGCCCGAGGCCGCCGACGCGGCGATCAGCATGGTGTTGCCGGAACCGGAGCCGCCGGAGGACCCGGCCGGCTGGAGGGCGTCGCCCAGCTGGCTGCGTACGTCCGTGCCCGCGGTCGTGCCCTTGGCGAGCGGGCCGCGGGAACCGGAGGTGGGCTCGGCGACGTACGGGAAGTACTTCTCGAAGCCCTTGTCGTTCTTGTCGACCGCGTCGCCCAAGTCGTTCTTGGACCCGACGAGTTCGCCCTCCATGACCTGCAGCGCCTCGTCGATCACGTCGTCGGTGAGCCGGCGCCCGTTCGGGAAGCCCGCGTTGTCGCCGTCCAGGACGCCGAGACGCTTGGGGTGCATGGCCGGCTTGATGGACGTGTTGAGGCGGAGTTCCTCCGAAGGGCGCACGTTCGGGGGCTGGTTGAGACCCTTGACACCCTTCAGGAAGACGTCGACCAGGTCGTTGCGCGGCTCACTGGGCGCCTTGATCTTGTAGATCGACTCGATGAGCTTCGGCAGCTCGGGGTTGGTGACGTTCTTCAGGAACTGGGCGTCGTACGCGGGCTGCGAGGCGTTGAACTTGTCCTTGTCCTTCTGCGGGTTCACCACCTCGTTGACCAGCGGGTTGCCCAGGCGCGACACCTGCGTGTAGTAGCCGCGTGCGTTGCGGCGCTGGGTGGTGGACCAGATGCCGACCACCGGCTGCCCGGCCGACTCGCGGATCAGGTCGTTCGGCACCTGCAGGGCGATGGTGTTGACGTTGTAGCCCTTCAGGGTGTCCCGGCCGACCTCGCTGAGGTTCCCGCCGTACAGCAGGTCGAAGACGCGCAGGTCCGCGAAGAACGGGTCGTCCGCCTGCCCGGCGAAGGTCGCGGCGCCGCCGGCCGTCTTGTACACGGCCTGCGCGCGCAGCTTGCCGTAGTCCGGCATGGACGCCTTGCCGACGTCCGAGGGTGCGACCGGCACCTTGTCCGCGATCCTGGTCTTGTACACCTCGCGCCCGTGCTTCAGCCGGATCAGATCGATGTCGTACGTCTGCGTGACGTTGAGGTTCGGGTCGTCGAGGCTCTTCACGGCACCCGTGTTGTACAGGAACGTGTTGCCGTTCTTCGTGTGCGTCTTGAAGGTGTAGCGGAACAGCAGGTCGTCCTGCGCGTCGCCGTTGTTGTCGATGTGGAGGTCGTACTGGGCGTCGTCGGCGAACGTGTAGAAGTTCGGTCCGCCCGCCGGCTCCTCGAACGGGATCCAGTTGGCCACGATCGTCGTCGTGTCGGGCTTGTCCGGACTGACGAACGCGTACAGGTCGGTGTTGTCGTACTGCGGGGTGCCCGAGATCAGCGGGGCCTCCCGGTGAGAGGAGGCGGAGGCCGCCCCGGGTGCCAGCGCGGCGGCACCGGCGGCGCTCAGCCCTCCGGCGGCCAGCGCACCGCAGATGAGCGTGACCAGGCCCGTACGTCCCGAGCCGCTTCTGGAGAAGGGGCCCCTGGAGAAAAGAGGTGTCATGCGTCCGTCCTCAGTGCCGACTTGCCTTTGACGGACGGGTATACGGAGCCGGTCCGCCGATCGGATTGGTCGGCCGGAGGAAATCTTTTGGGCACGTCCCGACCCGCGTTTTCGGCCCGCCGATCCGTATCACCGGCCGGAGGTGTGCGTTCGTGCGGATGCGTGGAGTGCGCGGAAGAGCCGGCTGCGGGCACGGAGAGGGGGCCCGCATGCGGGCGGACGAACTGCTGGTGCTCGTCGCGGGCGGCGACCAACGGGCGTTCGAGGACCTGTACGCACTGGTGTCCGGGCCCGTGTTCGGGCTCGTGCGACGGGTGGTGCGCGACCCCGCCCAGTCCGAGGAGGTGGCCCAGGAGGTGCTGTTGGAGACGTGGCGCTCGGCCGCCCGGTACGACCCGGGCCGGGGCAGCGCGCTGTCCTGGATCCTCACCCTCGCCCACCGCCGTGCCGTCGACCGGGTGCGCAGCGCCCGCGCGGCCGGCGAACGCGAGCAGCGGGAGGCCCTGCGCGCCGGGGAGCCCGCCTTCGACCAGGTCGCCGAGGAGGTCGAGGCCGGCATGGAGCGCGAATGGGTGCGCCGCTGTCTGCGCCGGCTCACCGAGCTGCAACGCCAGTCCGTGACCCTCGCCTACTACGACGGCTACACCTACCGTGAGGTGGCCGAGCGGCTCAAGTTGCCGCTCGGCACGGTCAAGACGCGGATGCGCGACGGACTCACCCGGCTCCGCGAATGCCTGGGAGGCGCCGCATGAGCATCCTCGGCAAGCTGCTACGCGGCGAGGACCTGCACTCCCTCGCCGCGCCCTACGCCCTCGACGCCCTGGAGCCCGGCGAGCGGCGCCGGTTCGAGAAACACCTGCGGGGCTGCGGCCGCTGTGCCGCCGAGGTGCGGGAGCTGGCCGAGGACGCGGTGCGCCTCGCCTGGTCCGCGGCGGCGCCCCCGCCCGCCGCCCTGCGCGAGCGGGTGCTGGCCGCCGTCCGCACCACCCCGCAGGAGCAGACCCAGGCGCCGGCGCGGGAGCGCACACCCCAGCTGCCGCCGCACGTCTGGGGCACCCAGCCCCCGCCGGGACGCACCCGTACGCCCCGCCCGCGCCCCCTGTTCGTGCCGTTCGCCACGGCGACCGCGGCGGCGGCCCTCGTCGTCGCCTCGCTCTTCGCCGTGCAGGCGCACCACACCCAGGACCGGCTGGACGCGGCGCGGGCACGGGCACGTGAGATCGCCCACGTTCTGACCGCGCCCGACGCCCGCGCCACGACCGGCAAGGACGCACAGGGCCATGGAATCGGAGTGATCGCTTCCGCCTCGCAGGGAGAAGCCGTCGTCACCCTCAGCGGATACGGCAGCCCGCCCGGTGGCCGCGTCCGCCAGCTCTGGCTCATGCGCCCCCGCACACAACCCCGCTCCCTCGGGCTCTTCGCGGGCGACACGCCCTTGGTCGCGAAGGGCCTCGACACCTCCGCGACGTCACTCGCCGTAACCATCGAGCCTGACGGCGGCTCGGCGCAGCCCACGAGCCAGCCCATTGTCCAACTCACCCTGAAATCGGTCGGATTCGGAGAGTAGTCAACGAGGGATGGTCAACCGCCTTGCAGGGAAGGTGAATCCTGTGGCCGAGATACACGCGTGCCCCCCTGGGGCGATAGGGTTACTCTGCCCGGGCCGGGTGGACTCGTACGGGTGGGGAGTGACATGGAGCAGATAACAGTGCGCAGCAGGGCCAGGGTCCCTGCGATCACCTGCGGAAGCAGCGCGACCAGTTCGCGCCTCGACCGCCATCTGTCGGTACTGGCGGGTCCCGCCATACCGCAGCGGGAGACGGTCGAGGCGACCTCGCTGATGCGCGAGCTGACGGCGCGTGACACCGCACACCAGCGCAGTGACCGGGGCAGGCGGGTCAGCCGCGTCTCCCTCTTCGCGCCGCTGCGTCGGCTGCGTCGCTCGCTGTTCGGCGGCCACTGAGCGGACGCCGGGCGGCCATCGAGCCGCCGTCGACCGAGCAGACGGCCACCCTGGATCCTTTCCGGCGTGCCCGTGCTCAGGCCGCCGCACCGTCCCGGCGCATCGCTGCGATCTCGTCGTCCGTCATCCCCACGGCATGCAGCAGCGCTTCGGTGTGCTGCCCGAGCGCGGGCACCTCACCCATCCGCGCCTCGTCCCCGCCCGGCAGTGTGATGGGAGGCAGCAGCGCCTTCAACGGCCCGACCGGCGAACCCACCTCACGCCACCGCTCCCGGGCCGCCAGCTGCGGATGCGCTGCCAGCTCGTGCAGATCCCGCAGCCGGGCGCAGGCGATACCCGCATCCTCCAGCCGGGCCAGCGCCTCCTCGGCGTCCAGCGCGCCGAGCGCCCGCGCCACCAGCTCGTCCGTCTTCTCCCGGTTCGCGACCCGTGAGGCGTTCGTCGCATACGCCGGGTCCGTCGCCAATTCCGGGCGGCCCATGACCTGTTCGGCCAGCCGTCGCCACTCCCGGTCGTTCTGCACGGACAACAGCACCCGCCCGCCGTCCGCCGTCGGATAGGCGTCGTACGGCGCGATGACGGCGTGTGCGAGGCCCGTGCGCGCCGGGGGCTCACCCCCATGCATCGCATGGTGCAGCGGATGCCCCAGCCACTCGGCGAGCGCCTCCAGCATCGACACCTCCACCGCCCCGCCCCGCCCGGTCGTCCCGCGCCGTACGAGGGCCGCCAGGACGCCCGAGAACGCGTACATCGCCGCCGCGATGTCCGCCGCCGGGACGCCCGCCTTCACCGGCTGCTCCGGCGTCCCGGTCACCGACACGAGCCCCGCCTCGCACTGCACGAGCATGTCGTACGCCCGCTTGCCGGCGTACGGTCCATGGGGCCCGTAACCGGAGATGTCCACGGCGATCAGCCGTGGGTGCGCCGCGCACAGCGTGGCCGCGTCGAGGCCGAGCCGGGCCGCCGCCCCGTGGGCGAGGTTCTGCACGAACACGTCCGCGTCCGCGATCAGCCGCCGTACGGCCTCGAGGCCGCGCGGGTCCTTCAGGTCCAGCGCGAGGGACTCCTTGCCGCGGTTGCACCACACGAAGTGCGAGGCGAGCCCGCGGGCCGCCGTGTCGTATCCGCGCGCGAAGTCGCCGCCGTCGACCCGCTCCACCTTGATGACCCGGGCGCCCAGGTCGGCGAGCTGCCGGGTCGCGAAGGGCGCGGACACGGCCTGTTCGACGGCGACGACGGTGATGCCCTCCAGGGGCAGGGGCTGCTGATCCATGCCCGGATCATGGCCCGTGACCGGCGGTTTTGTCAGTAGCGCCTAGCGCTCCCCATGCGCGTACCGGCGCACGGCGAGCGGCAGGAACACCGCGGTGAGCAACAGGCTCCAGGCGAGCGAGCCGGCGACCGGGTGTGCCACCGGCCAGGAGGAGTCCGGCGGGACCGGCGCGTTGCCGAAGAGGTCCCGCAGGGCGGTCGTCACGGCGCTGATCGGGTTCCACTCGGCGAGGGTCCGCAGCCAGCCGGGCAGGTTGCCGGTCGGGATGTAGGCGTTGGACAGCAGGGGCAGCACGAAGGAGGAGGCCCCGAGCTGCCCGGCCGCGTCCTCGCTGCGGGTGAGCAGCCCGAGGAAGATCCCGGCACAGGTGCAGGCGAACCGGAAGAGCAGCAGCAGTCCGACCGCACCGGCCGCGTCCACCGCGGAGCCCTCGATGCGCCAGCCCACGGCGAGTCCGGCCAGCAGCAGCGGCACGGTCCCGACGGTCGTGACGACGAGGTCGGCGACCGCCTGCCCGAGGGGTACGGCGGCCCGGCTCACCGGCAGGGTACGGAACCGGTCCATCACGCCCCGGTGGGTGTCCGCGGCGGCCTGGAACATGCCGGTCATCAGCCCGCCCGCCGCGGTCGCGACCAGCAGCCCCGGCACCAGGAAGGACCGGTACTCGCGGCCGGGCATCGCCAGCGCGCTGCCGAACACATAGCCGAAGAACAGCAGCATGTTGACCGGCATCATCTGGGTCAGGATCGCCAGGCCCGGACTGTTGCGGACCCGGCGCAGCTGCCGGCCGGTCATGGCCAGCCCGTCGTACGTCACCGTCAACGCGCTCATGCGGCAAGCTCCTTGGGGTCGGCGGATTCGGCGGCGTTCGCACCGGCGTTCTCTCCGGTGAGCCGCAGGAAGACGTCGTCGAGCGTGGGCGGGCGCAGGCTCGCGTCCAGCAACGGCACGCCCGCCGCGTCGAGTTCGCGCACCAGGCGCGGCAGGGTCAGGGTCGGGTCGGTGCAGACGGCACCGACGGCGTTGCGCTCCCGGTCGAACACGGGTGCGCTGCCCGTGAGTCGATCGAGTACGGCAGCCGCCCGCGCCAGGGCGTCTCCCTGCGCCACCACGGCCTCGGCGTACGACCCGATGAGGGCCTTGAGCTCGGCGGGCGAGCCGGTGTGCGCGATCCGGCCCCCGTCCACCAGGGCGATGTCGTCGGCGAGCTGGTCGGCCTCCTCCAGGTACTGGGTGGTCAGCAGCACGGTCGTACCGTCCGCCTTCAGCTCGCGCACCGCCTGCCAGATGCGGGCGCGGCTGGCCGGGTCGAGGCCCGTCGTCGGCTCGTCGAGGAAGAGCACGTCGGGCCGCCGGATCAGGCTCGCGGCCAGGTCCAGCCGGCGCCGCATGCCGCCCGAGTACGTCGAGGTCCTGCGCCCGGCGGCCTCGGCCAGCCCGAAGCGCTCCAGCAACTCCTCCGCTCGGGCGGCCGGCCCGCGCACCCGGTGCAGCCGGGCGAACAGCCGCAGGTTCTCCCGTCCGGTCAGGTCGCCGTCGACCGAGGCGTACTGCCCCGTGACCCCGATCCGGCTGCGCACCGCGGCGGCCTCCCGGACGAGATCGTGCCCGGCGATCCGCGCCGAGCCGGCGTCCGGCCGCAGCAGTGTCGTCAGCAGCCGTACGGCGGTCGTCTTCCCCGCCCCGTTGGGCCCGAGCAGTCCGCAGA
Above is a genomic segment from Streptomyces fodineus containing:
- a CDS encoding sigma-70 family RNA polymerase sigma factor, which produces MRADELLVLVAGGDQRAFEDLYALVSGPVFGLVRRVVRDPAQSEEVAQEVLLETWRSAARYDPGRGSALSWILTLAHRRAVDRVRSARAAGEREQREALRAGEPAFDQVAEEVEAGMEREWVRRCLRRLTELQRQSVTLAYYDGYTYREVAERLKLPLGTVKTRMRDGLTRLRECLGGAA
- a CDS encoding sulfite exporter TauE/SafE family protein — translated: MKRRLTFLLLATGALALLPGGTASAHPLGNFTVNRYDGLVAAPGELRVDHVEDLAEIPATQAGPDLKRLGTTAWAHQRCARAAEGSGLTVDGRTATLTAVGGTARLRPGQAGLHTLRVECRLTAPLPRGATVTVGFHSADGTGGPGWREITARGDRMTLTATDVPKSSVSHELTTYPKDLLSSPADTTAASLRLRPGGPALAEERQAAPGAAVLPRGADRWTRELDDLVARRDLTVGFAALALLIAVVLGALHALAPGHGKTLMAAAAAARGGRARPRDVLPLAASVTVTHTLGVVALGLLVTAGSAATPSVIAWLGIAGGALVLAAGANLVRRVWSSRHHDHHHHPPHPVEHTHEGHTHTHTHTHGGHTHTHPAAPTVRGTILLGFAGGLVPSPSAVVVLVGAAALGKAWFGLLLVVAYGAGLALTLTAAGFAVVRLGSGVTRALERRPRWTTHPVTALVRRSVPLVSALVVMALGAGLVLKGAASALG
- a CDS encoding ATP-binding cassette domain-containing protein; its protein translation is MTTTYAVLSEGLEKRFGAVHALRGLDLAVAEGTVCGLLGPNGAGKTTAVRLLTTLLRPDAGSARIAGHDLVREAAAVRSRIGVTGQYASVDGDLTGRENLRLFARLHRVRGPAARAEELLERFGLAEAAGRRTSTYSGGMRRRLDLAASLIRRPDVLFLDEPTTGLDPASRARIWQAVRELKADGTTVLLTTQYLEEADQLADDIALVDGGRIAHTGSPAELKALIGSYAEAVVAQGDALARAAAVLDRLTGSAPVFDRERNAVGAVCTDPTLTLPRLVRELDAAGVPLLDASLRPPTLDDVFLRLTGENAGANAAESADPKELAA
- a CDS encoding tetratricopeptide repeat protein, with product MPTDSTGPTGNAGRKASSGSASNPGSVVSTGPAGSAVDGGVPVPDAADAGCPDAKGSVPAAAERGAPRSEASSPTGSGRRAAEVTAPDSPPAVGSEQRVAAVRRFAIAGRRWRAAQLAGCSVLLAVALTGGAIALGAGRAPATMPVASSAVDPGVLGGGDLDASIAALQAHLRSQPRDSGSWATLGLAYVEQARTKGDPSRYPQADKALRRSLDLAPDNDQALAGRAALAAARHDFKDALTYADAALRQNPYSERALSSRIDALVELGRYAEASQAAETADARKPGVPVFTRYAYVHELKGDVATARRVLGQALAGATSHGDIAYVAAQLGQLAWNQGDYKTALSYYARSLAADDTYLPALEGRARAQAASGDRAAAIKGMETVVSRYPLPGPLVELGELYEARGAAGDRARARQQYALVDAWIALARANGVNADLDTALAAAEHGDKAAALRAARAEWARRHTVHTADALAWALHVNGRDTEALPFARRATATGYRNASFLYHRGMIELATGDRTAGRASLTSALSLNPGFSPLGAAEARTALGAAK
- a CDS encoding ABC transporter permease, encoding MSALTVTYDGLAMTGRQLRRVRNSPGLAILTQMMPVNMLLFFGYVFGSALAMPGREYRSFLVPGLLVATAAGGLMTGMFQAAADTHRGVMDRFRTLPVSRAAVPLGQAVADLVVTTVGTVPLLLAGLAVGWRIEGSAVDAAGAVGLLLLFRFACTCAGIFLGLLTRSEDAAGQLGASSFVLPLLSNAYIPTGNLPGWLRTLAEWNPISAVTTALRDLFGNAPVPPDSSWPVAHPVAGSLAWSLLLTAVFLPLAVRRYAHGER
- a CDS encoding DUF4331 domain-containing protein: MTPLFSRGPFSRSGSGRTGLVTLICGALAAGGLSAAGAAALAPGAASASSHREAPLISGTPQYDNTDLYAFVSPDKPDTTTIVANWIPFEEPAGGPNFYTFADDAQYDLHIDNNGDAQDDLLFRYTFKTHTKNGNTFLYNTGAVKSLDDPNLNVTQTYDIDLIRLKHGREVYKTRIADKVPVAPSDVGKASMPDYGKLRAQAVYKTAGGAATFAGQADDPFFADLRVFDLLYGGNLSEVGRDTLKGYNVNTIALQVPNDLIRESAGQPVVGIWSTTQRRNARGYYTQVSRLGNPLVNEVVNPQKDKDKFNASQPAYDAQFLKNVTNPELPKLIESIYKIKAPSEPRNDLVDVFLKGVKGLNQPPNVRPSEELRLNTSIKPAMHPKRLGVLDGDNAGFPNGRRLTDDVIDEALQVMEGELVGSKNDLGDAVDKNDKGFEKYFPYVAEPTSGSRGPLAKGTTAGTDVRSQLGDALQPAGSSGGSGSGNTMLIAASAASGAAGILLLGTAIGWWRRRMRRPY
- a CDS encoding CaiB/BaiF CoA transferase family protein; its protein translation is MDQQPLPLEGITVVAVEQAVSAPFATRQLADLGARVIKVERVDGGDFARGYDTAARGLASHFVWCNRGKESLALDLKDPRGLEAVRRLIADADVFVQNLAHGAAARLGLDAATLCAAHPRLIAVDISGYGPHGPYAGKRAYDMLVQCEAGLVSVTGTPEQPVKAGVPAADIAAAMYAFSGVLAALVRRGTTGRGGAVEVSMLEALAEWLGHPLHHAMHGGEPPARTGLAHAVIAPYDAYPTADGGRVLLSVQNDREWRRLAEQVMGRPELATDPAYATNASRVANREKTDELVARALGALDAEEALARLEDAGIACARLRDLHELAAHPQLAARERWREVGSPVGPLKALLPPITLPGGDEARMGEVPALGQHTEALLHAVGMTDDEIAAMRRDGAAA
- a CDS encoding serine/threonine-protein kinase, yielding MEKSRDFRRGAPVTEEPGREQVIAGRYRLLSPLGEGGMGTVWRARDEVLHREVAVKEVRAPAGLPASDIERMYARLEREAWAAARVANRNVVTVYDVAMEGGRPWIVMELVRGLSLAEQVEAEGPLSPQRAAHIGAEVLSALRAAHAAGVLHRDVKPANVLLADDGRVVLTDFGIASVEGSSALTMTGEVIGSPEFLAPERALGHTPGPESDLWSLGVLLYAAVEGVSPFRYDTPLNTLRAVVDEELPPPHRAGPLAPVIEGLLRKDPAERLDADRAEHELRIVAAGGAPSGGGAPRRAAPQVPPYTAPMAAPPYQGPSATPPRPASATTTSESPQRGRRAVAVLVAGLLALVLALAGLTYALLDRHAGGGQGNEGGSRASGSPQRPTAHRSTDAGTGTPSTAGSGPSSGTQPEQSVQVTLSGAHTTYTGSCPPPPAQAPAFTATFTVGRLPAQVVYRWVTTRGSVSDPGWRTLSFPDGGGRMRTVRVTLAAGSGSGTTGDQVSVKVRGPVQTTSNAVPFSVTCSTATETPSDGASASVSGSPRSSP
- a CDS encoding anti-sigma factor, translating into MSILGKLLRGEDLHSLAAPYALDALEPGERRRFEKHLRGCGRCAAEVRELAEDAVRLAWSAAAPPPAALRERVLAAVRTTPQEQTQAPARERTPQLPPHVWGTQPPPGRTRTPRPRPLFVPFATATAAAALVVASLFAVQAHHTQDRLDAARARAREIAHVLTAPDARATTGKDAQGHGIGVIASASQGEAVVTLSGYGSPPGGRVRQLWLMRPRTQPRSLGLFAGDTPLVAKGLDTSATSLAVTIEPDGGSAQPTSQPIVQLTLKSVGFGE